Genomic window (Rosa chinensis cultivar Old Blush chromosome 6, RchiOBHm-V2, whole genome shotgun sequence):
GAGACAGATAACCCATATGGATTAATTATTATATCTCATTTTGCATTATTCTCACAGCTAGCAATAATAAAATTTcagtaaattttaaattttcaagGTATCCTACTGCATATAAGTAGAAATTACCATATGATGGCAGTATCTCTGTGACATTGTTTTCAGATAATATACCCCAGACCAATTGAGCAATTGTCATCTAATGATGCTTAAAAATTTCAAAAGAGAAACAAATTCAAGAATATGAAAGAATATACCTCATATCCAGCTCCCATAAGAATAACACCCAAGTCTTGAACAGAAGCTCTTGGCAAAGCCTCTGAAAACTCCTGCTTCTGGATGGCCTCAGAAGACTGCAAGAAACTCCATCTGTTTTCCCCAATTAATGCGTACGTTAAAAGAACACTCCCAACTCagttttaggaattatgaaagaATTGGATAAAGCAATCAAACCTTCTTGCAACCTTGACTAGAGGTATCTGTGTTGTGTAAGTGCAGGCCATTAGTGATGCAGCCAGGAGAGCCAATGTTGCAAGGAAAATGGGAGATGAGTACATATGATCAAACCCAAGGGCCAAAACCCATCTCCAAGTGAAAATTCCCAATATAGGATTACTTTCAGGGTATTTATCGAAATAATGATCTGGGGCCTCACCTTGATCAATGAAAGTTCCTGCACAGGCATCACATCCACATAAGGCCTAACTACAATCTCACATGAAGGTAGGGAAAAAACAAACTCTCTTTATTACTCATCTAACACACACTATGAAGTATTGAAACCATGATTCTCAAATTTTCTCTTAAAATAGGGTATCATTAGGAGCATTAAGAAGAGGATTAATTGAGAATGCTTGTCATCTATACATTCATAATGTAACTATAACACCTCTGAAATAAATGAATTACCTTTCCACCTGACAATAACAAACCAAGGAAACATCTTTCGTATACTAACTTAGTTAGACATAATGTAAGCAACTGCAAACCAAGTTTAAGAGGTTAAAAACCAAAACTTAACATACCGAGAGCCATGAGACCAGCAATGACAAACATTTCTCCAATAGCCAAAGGCAGATAAGACAAAGCCGACAAAATCTTCCTCGGCAGCCTCTTCATCGAACCCATCACCCCACTCCCTGACTTGGTCGGAGCTTTGTCCCCTCCGGTGGCGCCGCCACCCTTCTCCTCCAACGGCGGCGGCGCTCCTTCGGAGAGTATAATCTTCTTGCTTATGTTGTTgcttttcttgttcttgttttcttgAGGGGTCTTCAGCGTACAGGTGACCGAGAGTGAGAGAGGTGTCCTTTTGAAGAACTGAGAATTGTGGGGACAGAATGTGGGTTTGAAGGTGGAGTTGAAGAGATGGGACTTGAGGAAAGAGGTTCTGGGTAGACATGGTTTGGGGGTTATGGTGGGGTTTAGAGCCTCCATTGTAGAATGGAGAGTTTGGGAAAGCTGGTGGGGGGTGTTATCTGTTCCAGAGATCAACTGTCATTTGAGGGACTGGCGTGTAACGACCTGCAGTTTTGTTAGTTTATCCTGCAAGggataattttaaattttttggtttgtttttttttcttttttgcatttttgttatATTGTGTGGGGTCCTCTGAGATATTTATTCTCTGTTGGATATTTTTTTCTATGGACTCATCGTAACAGTGAGTAATTTGATCACAACTTATTAATGGCAGGATGAGAAGTGAAAATAATGAGTATATATGCAAAACTCTAATTTTAGTTTAAATGAGCTAATTTGTTCACCATAAAGTCTCCTTGAAAACTCTGTAACTCTCGAAGTTAGGTTTCAATATCATTGGTTTCATTTATAAGAATTTTGGAAGCCAAATTGTCCCTCCAAATCTTCCAAAATGATTTCTAGTGGATACATATATTAGTTGTCTAAGGGTAGTTGTTTTTGAATTAAGATTAGTAATGTCTTTCAGTTGTGATTCCTAATGATTGTATAGTAATATTGTGTTTTGTTTCTATATAAATTGagttagttttatgtggtatcaATTAAAAATAGTATAAATTGGGTGTACCAGTTTATAGCCTAAAGTTTAGGATCGTAAATGTGCATGGTAATAATGGATGCATCTCCACGCcctcaaaaaaccaaaaaaaaaaaaaaaaatgagagagagagagagaaaatgaaaccCTAACCTTGAACCCTAAATCATATTCATTTTTTAAACTCAAAGtctaaaagagagaacaaattacGATTATATTTCTTTGGGCCTGGTCTATGGTTTTCGGGTTTTGGTCTATGTTTGGCTCCAAGTTTTTGTGTGTGGGGCTGATGACGGTGACTGTCGTCCTTTTGATGCCCTTCTAAAGGATCAGGTCTAGGCCTGGACATCTTAGACCTAGGTCTTATTTAAAACTAATCTACAAATTGTTGACAAACTTGAATCATAATTTTTATGAGGAATTGGTAACCAGGTCTAttgcttgttgagatttcttctctatgtttttttttcacaaTTGTGTATCACAATTGGATGCAATTGTGTATCAAAATTGGGTGCTCAACAAATGACTTTACATGTAAAAACGAAGTTGGGCTAGTGGGGTCTATAGACTCGCTTCTAAAAGCTTTTTAGTATTAATGGTATTTATCACGGATTGAGTGTACCTGAATTATATTCTATGTTGatatattttgagtttgactttgattaaattttgaattttcaaatttattttgGGCCTTTTAGTATTAATGGTATTTATCACGGATTGAGTGTACCTGAATTATATTCTATGTTGatatattttgagtttgactttgattaaattttgaattttcaaatttattttgGGCCTTTATTGATACGTTATAATAATTTCTTCATTACGCCTTATATGAATACAGCCCAGTTTCTTAAAAAGGCGGTAATGGAAACACCAGCCGCATCAGGAAAGGCTTCAATATATTTTGACCGACTCTGGTGAGTCAATTCCAAGTCAAATAAGGACATCTTTCTCCGGAATGGCGGTGCATCGTTCCTAACCCTAATCAAATAGGGAATCCCAATTCGCTAAGGTACTCAATTATGAAGTGGATTCACAGTAACATGATGATTCTATATATATTACCTCACTCTCTCCTCAGTTCTACTCTTCT
Coding sequences:
- the LOC112174834 gene encoding cytochrome c biogenesis protein CCS1, chloroplastic isoform X3, translating into MEALNPTITPKPCLPRTSFLKSHLFNSTFKPTFCPHNSQFFKRTPLSLSVTCTLKTPQENKNKKSNNISKKIILSEGAPPPLEEKGGGATGGDKAPTKSGSGVMGSMKRLPRKILSALSYLPLAIGEMFVIAGLMALGTFIDQGEAPDHYFDKYPESNPILGIFTWRWVLALGFDHMYSSPIFLATLALLAASLMACTYTTQIPLVKVARRWSFLQSSEAIQKQEFSEALPRASVQDLGVILMGAGYEVSQFYTDLSLMDLDGKEVLRKTISVNNPLRYGGITIYQTDWSISALQLIKDNEGPFNLAVAPLQINGDKKLYGTFLPVGDVDAPNVKGISMLLRDLQSIVLYDQEGKFVGVRRPSSKLPIEIDGSKITIVDAIGSSGLALKTDPGVPVVYAGFGALMLTTCISFLSHSQIWALQDGTAVVVGGKTNRAKGEFPEEMNRLLDRVPELIDSSLSKQSDSTSG